One genomic window of Candidatus Kaelpia aquatica includes the following:
- a CDS encoding carbamoyl-phosphate synthase subunit L produces MPRRDDIEKILIIGSGPIIISQACEFDYSGTQACKALRGDGFKVILVNSNPATIMTDPDIADATYIEPVTADVIEKIIEKEGPDAILPTLGGQTGLNVAMELKENGTLDKYGVEMIGANYDVIKKAENRACFKQAIE; encoded by the coding sequence ATGCCAAGAAGAGATGATATAGAAAAGATACTTATTATTGGCTCAGGTCCGATTATTATAAGTCAAGCTTGCGAGTTTGACTATTCAGGCACCCAAGCTTGCAAGGCTTTAAGAGGGGATGGATTTAAAGTGATACTTGTAAATTCTAATCCAGCGACTATTATGACTGATCCTGATATTGCTGATGCTACTTACATAGAACCTGTAACAGCTGATGTGATTGAAAAGATTATAGAAAAAGAGGGTCCAGATGCTATCTTACCTACTTTAGGTGGCCAGACTGGACTCAACGTGGCCATGGAGTTAAAAGAGAACGGTACTCTTGATAAATATGGTGTAGAGATGATAGGGGCTAATTATGATGTGATTAAGAAGGCAGAGAATAGAGCTTGTTTTAAGCAGGCGATAGAAA